In one Gopherus evgoodei ecotype Sinaloan lineage chromosome 1, rGopEvg1_v1.p, whole genome shotgun sequence genomic region, the following are encoded:
- the UCMA gene encoding unique cartilage matrix-associated protein produces the protein MNWKEILFLSCLATFVLLVVLEESDSAAVGTRKAAGEEDKESVKKKIFIQGSDASNFFKKRGKRATKSRDELNAETRQMLTADEQRREYFEEQRNEFENFVKEERKEQQERSREQIEQWRQYHYDGLYPSYMYNRHHI, from the exons ATGAACTGGAAAGAAATCCTTTTTCTCTCTTGCCTTGCAACTTTTGTGCTCTTGGTTG TTCTTGAGGAAAGCGACAGCgctgctgtgggcaccaggaaGGCAGCTGGGGAAGAGGACAAGGAAA GTGTGAAAAAGAAGATTTTTATACAAGGATCGGATGCCTCTAACTTCTTCAAAAAGCGTGGCAAGCGAGCCACCAAATCCAGAGATGAGCTCAATG CGGAGACCCGGCAAATGCTGACTGCTGATGAGCAAAGGAGGGAGTATTTTGAAGAGCAAAGGAACGAGTTTGAGAATTTTGTGAAGGAAGAACGTAAAG agcagcaggagagaagCCGGGAACAGATCGAGCAATGGCGTCAATATCACTACGATGGTCTCTACCCATCTTACATGTACAACCGTCACCACATCTAG